A genomic region of Dermacentor andersoni chromosome 9, qqDerAnde1_hic_scaffold, whole genome shotgun sequence contains the following coding sequences:
- the Nse1 gene encoding non-structural maintenance of chromosomes element 1 homolog gives MTVYGDLHRTFLQVMMSRKLLPLPEFEELVRHCHSKCDVPCIEVSNPQALAKFVSVLNNKLSPFHMRIKGGVSEEDGSHFYALVNMRDDALSKCATKFPGNELKFFKKLVLKIAASNCGRITSTAALNMVYDDNDMGLQIRTAQSLVDQMVELGCLIVEEGNISLAPLTLLEMEPYLREQLGEELPNCHVCKQMCIKGELCPNPNCPVKLHSHCATQIFRKRSHTSGSCPSCDEPWEL, from the exons ATGACTGTTTACGGAGACCTGCACCGTACTTTCCTCCAGGTTATGATGTCACGGAAGCTATTGCCTCTGCCTGAATTTGAGGAGTTAGTCCGGCACTGCCACAGTAAATGCGACG ttccatGCATTGAAGTGAGCAACCCGCAAGCACTCGCCAAGTTTGTGTCTGTTCTCAACAACAAATTATCTCCATTTCACATGCGCATCAAAGGTGGTGTGAGTGAAGAAGATGGCTCGCATTTCTACGCTCTTGTAAACATGAGGGATGATGCGCTGTCAAAGTGTGCCACAAAGTTCCCTGGCAACGAGTTGAAGTTCTTCAAGAAACTG GTGTTGAAGATTGCAGCGTCCAATTGCGGGCGCATAACCTCAACAGCAGCACTGAACATGGTCTACGATGATAATGATATGGGCCTTCAGATAAGGACAGCGCAAAGTCTTGTTGATCAGATGGTCGAACTTGGCTGTCTGATTGTG GAGGAAGGCAACATATCCTTGGCCCCATTGACACTCCTTGAAATGGAGCCTTACCTTCGAGAGCAGCTTGGTGAAGAGCTTCCTAACTGCCACGTGTGCAAGCAGATGTGCATTAAG GGCGAGCTGTGTCCCAACCCCAACTGCCCCGTCAAGCTCCACAGTCACTGTGCAACGCAGATCTTTCGTAAAAGATCACACACATCCGGAAGCTGTCCAAGCTGCGACGAGCCGTGGGAGTTGTAG